From Pelmatolapia mariae isolate MD_Pm_ZW linkage group LG1, Pm_UMD_F_2, whole genome shotgun sequence, one genomic window encodes:
- the LOC134636167 gene encoding long-chain fatty acid transport protein 2-like, which translates to MIAYILCTALAVLPLLIYFRNPYFLKDLRYTFLSIYVGIRMSRIKKKFYSILDRFLDKVAEHPHKKFIVYEESSYTYSQADRESNKVARALLTHAHLKEGDTVALFLGNEPWFVWIWLALSKLGCTASFLNVNIRSKSLLHCFSCCEAKVLIAGADLQGAIEEVLPTLKQQGIRVFILREHCHVDGIESLSDKIQMESDEPLSPQLRASINIKSPAVYIYTSGTTGLPKAAVINHERVWMPAFALTFAGVCSDDIVYIYLPLYHTAGFLMGLCGAIERGTTVVLRSKFSASNFWNDCRKYNVTVIQYIGEVMRYLCNTPKRDNDKDHKVRLAVGNGIREDTWVEFLERFGNICIRECYGATEGNVGFINYGGKIGAMGREHFLYKMACKYALIRFDTEKEEPVRDSRGFCIEVPRGETGLLVAKIGKRTPFSGYAKDKQQTDKKKLRDVFEKGDVYFNSGDLLKIDDEGFIFFQDRIGDTFRWKGENVATTEVADHLLTVDFVEEANVYGVKVPGHEGRIGMAALKLKENMDFDGKALYQHVKNYLPSYARPRFVRIQDALVVTSTFKQMKVKLAEEGFNPALIEDPLFYLEDNKGYIPMTQEIFNCIAEGRLRL; encoded by the exons atgattgcATATATTTTGTGCACCGCGTTGGCAGTCTTGCCCTTACTGATTTACTTCCGGAATCCTTATTTTTTGAAAGATTTAAGATACACATTTCTTTCCATTTATGTCGGTATACGCATGAGTAGAATCAAGAAAAAGTTTTACAGTATTTTAGATCGTTTTCTGGACAAAGTGGCGGAGCATCCGCATAAGAAGTTCATCGTTTACGAGGAAAGCTCCTACACGTACAGCCAAGCCGACAGAGAAAGCAACAAAGTGGCCAGGGCTCTGTTAACGCATGCCCACCTCAAGGAGGGGGACACGGTAGCCCTCTTCTTGGGCAACGAGCCGTGGTTTGTATGGATCTGGCTCGCACTGTCCAAGCTGGGATGCACAGCGtccttcctcaacgtcaacatAAGATCCAAATCCCTGCTGCACTGTTTCTCCTGCTGTGAAGCCAAAGTCCTGATCGCTGGCGCTG ACCTTCAAGGAGCAATAGAGGAGGTGCTGCCCACTTTGAAGCAGCAGGGTATCCGTGTGTTTATCCTCCGTGAGCACTGTCATGTGGACGGCATCGAAAGCCTCTCTGACAAAATTCAGATGGAGTCAGACGAGCCCCTGTCCCCTCAGCTCAGGGCCAGCATTAACATCAAGAGTCCTGCGGTGTACATCTACACATCAGGAACCACAG GACTTCCAAAAGCAGCTGTGATTAACCACGAGAGGGTTTGGATGCCAGCTTTTGCCCTGACCTTTGCTGGTGTGTGCTCAGACGATATTGTCTACATATATCTGCCTCTGTACCACACTGCTGGCTTTCTTATGGGACTTTGTGGAGCTATAGAAAGAG GCACCACTGTTGTTTTGAGAAGCAAGTTCTCTGCCTCCAACTTTTGGAATGACTGTAGAAAGTACAATGTGACTGTCATCCAGTACATAGGCGAGGTTATGCGCTACCTCTGCAACACACCGAAG AGAGACAATGACAAGGATCATAAGGTCCGACTGGCCGTAGGGAACGGAATAAGGGAAGACACCTGGGTTGAGTTCCTGGAACGATTTGGGAACATTTGTATCCGTGAATGCTACGGAGCAACTGAAGGGAATGTTGGCTTTATCAACTATGGTGGGAAAATTGGAGCTATGGGCAGAGAACATTTTCTCTACAAA ATGGCATGCAAATATGCCCTCATAAGGTTTGacacagaaaaagaagagcCAGTCAGAGACTCTAGAGGATTTTGTATTGAAGTCCCAAGAG GAGAAACTGGTCTGCTTGTGGCAAAGATTGGGAAAAGAACACCCTTCAGTGGTTATGCCAAGGACAAGCAGCAGACAGACAAGAAGAAGCTAAGAGATGTGTTCGAGAAGGGCGACGTGTACTTTAACAGTGGCGACCTTCTAAAGATTGACGACGAGGGATTCATCTTCTTTCAAGACCGCATTGGAGACACTTTCAG GTGGAAAGGAGAAAATGTGGCAACCACAGAGGTGGCTGACCACCTGCTCACAGTTGACTTTGTTGAAGAGGCTaatgtctatggtgtgaaggtGCCAG GACATGAGGGAAGAATTGGAATGGCAGCACTGAAACTAAAAGAAAATATGGACTTTGATGGCAAAGCTCTATATCAGCATGTCAAAAACTACTTGCCCAGTTACGCGAGACCACGCTTCGTTCGCATACAG GATGCATTGGTAGTGACTAGCACCTTTAAGCAGATGAAGGTGAAGCTGGCAGAGGAAGGTTTTAACCCTGCTCTCATCGAGGATCCTCTGTTTTACCTGGAAGACAATAAGGGCTACATACCCATGACTCAGGAGATATTCAACTGCATTGCAGAAGGAAGACTCAGGCTTTAA